In Vicinamibacterales bacterium, the genomic window CTGGATGCCCAGTCCCCGGAAGTCGCCGCGACTTCCCCCGTTGCCCACGCCCCATACCCTGATACAGACCCGCCGCGGCACGTTGAGGTTCTACCTTGGCGACTGCCTCGATGTGCTCCGTTCTCTCACGCCCGGCACCATTTCTGTAATCGTCACCTCGCCGCCCTACAACCTCGGCGTCCGCTATCGCAGCTACGACGACACGGTCCCGCGCGAGCGGTACCTGGGGTGGACCGGCGAATGGATCGCGGCGGCGGCGCGGACGCTCGACGCCGACGGCTCGCTGTTCCTCAACGTCGGCGCCAAGCCGACCGATCCGTGGACGTCGATGGACGTCGCCCAGGCGGCGCGTCCGCACCTGGCGCTCCAGAACACCATCCACTGGATCAAGTCGATTGCGATCGACCAGGACGCCGCCGGCGCCGGTGCCGGGCTGACGCGCGATCTCAACGTCGGTCATTACAAGCCGATCAACAGCGACCGCTTCGTCAACGACTGCCAGGAGTTCATCTTTCAGTTCACGCCCGGGGGGCGCACGCCGCTCGACCGCCGCGCCGTCGGGGT contains:
- a CDS encoding DNA methyltransferase, with the protein product MLRSLTPGTISVIVTSPPYNLGVRYRSYDDTVPRERYLGWTGEWIAAAARTLDADGSLFLNVGAKPTDPWTSMDVAQAARPHLALQNTIHWIKSIAIDQDAAGAGAGLTRDLNVGHYKPINSDRFVNDCQEFIFQFTPGGRTPLDRRAVGV